The following proteins are encoded in a genomic region of Tenacibaculum sp. 190524A05c:
- a CDS encoding endonuclease/exonuclease/phosphatase family protein: MSCLFVNAQKKYKIRTVAFYNLENLFDTINDTSKNDEASPMMELRTNKSKVYWDKIDKLGEVISQLGEEKAKTGPAILGVAEIENKQVLEDLVKCERLKKMRYGIIHFDSPDKRGIDVALLYQQRYFKPVDYEAVNPNIYSNNRKVYTRDILKVSGYLDDELVHVIVNHWPSRRGGEAKSSPLREKAAYKVNKIIEKIREEDKNAKVMIMGDFNDDPMNKSFKDVLKTKAEKSEVRKGDIYNPYEQMFEKGLNTTAYRDNLSLFDQILFTSSLLNKKSSKDFSSYKMFKSGIFNKRFMVQNKGRYKGYPFRSFSNGQYTGGYSDHYPVYIYLIKEKR; encoded by the coding sequence ATGAGTTGTTTATTCGTTAACGCACAAAAGAAGTATAAAATTAGAACCGTAGCGTTTTATAACTTGGAAAACTTATTTGATACCATTAATGATACGTCTAAAAACGATGAGGCGAGTCCAATGATGGAGTTAAGAACGAACAAATCTAAAGTATATTGGGATAAAATTGATAAGCTTGGAGAAGTCATCAGTCAGTTAGGAGAAGAGAAAGCGAAAACAGGTCCTGCTATTTTAGGAGTTGCAGAAATTGAGAACAAACAAGTACTAGAAGATTTAGTAAAATGCGAGCGTTTAAAAAAGATGCGTTATGGAATTATCCATTTCGATTCTCCTGATAAAAGAGGGATTGATGTTGCATTATTATATCAACAACGGTATTTTAAACCAGTAGATTACGAAGCTGTAAATCCAAATATATATTCGAACAATAGAAAAGTATATACACGTGATATATTAAAGGTTTCAGGGTATTTAGATGACGAGTTGGTACATGTTATTGTAAATCACTGGCCATCTAGAAGAGGAGGAGAAGCGAAAAGTAGTCCTTTAAGAGAAAAGGCTGCTTACAAAGTGAATAAAATCATTGAAAAGATTAGAGAAGAGGACAAGAATGCTAAGGTCATGATCATGGGAGATTTTAATGATGATCCTATGAACAAATCTTTTAAAGATGTTTTAAAGACTAAAGCGGAGAAGAGTGAGGTTAGAAAAGGAGATATTTATAATCCATATGAACAAATGTTTGAAAAAGGATTGAATACAACTGCTTACCGAGATAATTTAAGTTTATTCGATCAAATATTATTTACATCTTCTTTATTAAACAAGAAAAGTTCTAAAGATTTTTCTAGCTATAAAATGTTTAAATCAGGAATATTCAACAAACGTTTTATGGTACAAAACAAAGGTAGATATAAAGGATATCCGTTTAGGAGTTTTTCAAACGGACAGTATACTGGAGGATACAGTGATCATTACCCAGTTTATATATACTTAATAAAAGAAAAGAGATAA
- the recJ gene encoding single-stranded-DNA-specific exonuclease RecJ, which yields MRWKLKSKPDSATTKKLAHELSINTKLASILVQRGITSFDEAKHFFRPSLEDLHDPFLMKDMEKAVSRIEKAIQNNEQILIYGDYDVDGTTSVSLMYTYLKQQYSNIATYIPDRYKEGYGVSYQGIDFAADNDFSLIIALDCGIKAIEKVAYAKEKGIDFIICDHHKPGDEIPKATAVLNPKRVDCEYPYKELCGCGVGFKLIQALASKGNKELDELLPLLDLVATAIAADIVPMTGENRILAYYGLKVINEQPRIGIHALIKNLEKKELTISDVVFIIAPRINAAGRIKHANYAVELLTSSNEELASEIATAIEEFNGHRKELDKEITAAALVQIEENDEIERFTTVVYDEDWHKGVIGIVASRLTETYYRPTIVFTKSEGKLAASARSVKGFDVYDALHKCSEFIEQFGGHKYAAGLTILPENYESFKNKFEEVVKNSIDEDLLTPEIVVDTELEFSDISPKFYRILQQMAPFGPENRKPIFKSSSVRDNGYGKRVGQDKTHLKLSLFQGKPESVINAIGFSLGDKIDHINNDFDILYQLDENTWNGRTSLQLQLKDLK from the coding sequence ATGCGATGGAAACTTAAATCAAAGCCAGATTCGGCAACTACAAAAAAATTAGCTCATGAATTATCTATTAACACGAAATTGGCTTCTATTTTAGTCCAAAGAGGAATTACCTCTTTCGATGAAGCCAAACACTTTTTCAGACCTTCTTTAGAAGATTTACATGATCCTTTTTTAATGAAGGATATGGAAAAAGCGGTATCTCGAATTGAAAAAGCCATTCAAAACAACGAACAGATTTTAATCTATGGAGATTATGATGTTGATGGAACTACATCAGTATCATTAATGTACACCTATTTGAAACAGCAATATTCAAACATCGCAACTTATATCCCTGATAGATATAAAGAAGGATATGGTGTTTCATATCAAGGAATTGATTTTGCTGCTGACAATGATTTTAGTTTAATTATTGCATTAGACTGTGGAATAAAAGCAATTGAAAAAGTAGCATATGCAAAAGAAAAAGGAATTGACTTTATAATTTGTGATCATCATAAACCAGGAGATGAAATCCCTAAAGCAACGGCAGTTTTAAATCCAAAACGAGTGGATTGTGAATATCCGTATAAAGAACTTTGTGGTTGTGGTGTAGGTTTTAAATTAATTCAAGCACTGGCTTCTAAAGGAAATAAAGAACTTGATGAATTATTACCATTACTGGATTTAGTTGCCACTGCCATCGCTGCGGACATTGTACCGATGACTGGAGAAAATAGAATCTTAGCGTATTATGGTTTAAAAGTAATAAACGAACAACCTAGAATTGGAATTCATGCGTTAATCAAAAATCTCGAGAAAAAAGAACTTACAATTTCTGATGTTGTTTTTATAATTGCTCCAAGAATTAACGCTGCTGGTAGAATTAAACATGCGAATTATGCTGTTGAATTACTAACCTCATCAAATGAAGAATTAGCTTCAGAAATAGCAACTGCAATTGAAGAATTTAATGGTCATCGTAAAGAGTTAGATAAAGAAATTACAGCTGCAGCTTTAGTTCAAATTGAAGAAAACGATGAAATTGAAAGATTCACCACAGTTGTTTACGATGAAGACTGGCATAAGGGTGTAATTGGTATTGTAGCTTCTCGTTTAACAGAAACCTATTATAGACCTACAATTGTTTTTACAAAAAGTGAAGGAAAACTTGCTGCATCTGCAAGATCTGTAAAAGGGTTTGATGTTTATGATGCACTTCATAAATGCTCAGAGTTTATAGAGCAATTTGGTGGACACAAATATGCAGCAGGATTAACAATCCTACCTGAGAATTACGAAAGTTTTAAAAACAAGTTTGAAGAGGTGGTTAAAAATTCAATTGATGAAGACCTTCTAACTCCAGAAATTGTTGTTGATACCGAACTTGAGTTCTCAGACATCTCTCCAAAATTTTATAGGATATTACAACAAATGGCTCCTTTTGGACCAGAGAACAGAAAACCAATATTTAAAAGTTCATCTGTAAGAGATAATGGATATGGAAAACGTGTTGGTCAAGATAAAACACATTTAAAATTAAGTTTGTTTCAAGGGAAACCAGAAAGTGTGATAAATGCTATTGGATTTAGTCTTGGTGATAAAATAGATCATATTAATAATGATTTCGATATCCTTTATCAATTAGATGAAAACACGTGGAATGGACGCACATCATTGCAATTACAATTAAAAGATTTAAAATAA
- a CDS encoding T9SS type B sorting domain-containing protein, translating into MKSKKLIFGVVVLLLFQFKVLCQNKPPVLTASGDQVYCPLSQIPVVTSFNITDEDDTTVEFFSIQISSNYDSNRDILRLIGSHPNIVSTWDDREGKLTLNGIGGSSISHSDLISAVNQVVFESTNQNISGEKLFSLTIGNANYLPSTQHYYEFIPDVGISWSQAKTLAENRTYFGLRGYLTTITSLDEANFVGEQSSGAGWIGGTDEETEGVWKWATGPEMGTVFWNGNASGSSPNFAFWNKDEPNNFNGNEDYAHITDDSVGTIGSWNDLPLNGDTGVYEPKGYIVEYGGWPDDPVLNISAITRIYLPEITTVSEGSTCGSGSVTLSATSSGGTILWYDSAVGGNLMGTGNNFTTPVLNTSQNFYVTTTVPGCTSSSRVDVLATVNTLPTITSTENGFVCGNSGTVILKATPSEGTVRWYDSISSTTPVFVGNNYEVTISSNMDYFVEAVNSKGCVSSGRTTVSATVNNAVPDFDIEERNILCLNTGSLELSITNPSSVNNVYTWTDEEGNSISSLETASITKSGIYFVQATSTFGCKSEIKEIEVIESEIASIKIEQMFIADDSDNNSILVNNESLGTGTYEFSLDNINYQDDGSFQNLQPGIYSLYIRDKKGCGTAIFEFSVFNYPSFFTPNNDGVKDKWFVEGYNRQEYTSSKVQIFNRFGKLLYQTSESSQNWDGTYNGNILPSDTYWFLIEVTDKSGRIIQKRGPLSLLRK; encoded by the coding sequence ATGAAATCAAAGAAACTGATATTTGGTGTTGTTGTTTTATTGTTGTTTCAGTTCAAGGTTTTATGTCAAAATAAGCCTCCCGTTTTAACTGCATCAGGTGATCAAGTATATTGTCCTTTATCACAAATCCCGGTAGTTACAAGTTTTAATATCACAGATGAAGATGATACCACAGTTGAATTCTTTTCAATTCAAATTTCATCTAATTATGATTCAAATAGAGATATTCTTCGGTTAATAGGAAGTCATCCAAACATCGTTTCGACATGGGATGATAGAGAAGGTAAATTAACTCTTAATGGAATTGGAGGTAGTTCAATCTCACATTCAGATTTGATTAGTGCTGTCAATCAAGTTGTTTTTGAAAGTACAAATCAGAATATCTCTGGAGAAAAATTATTTTCATTAACCATTGGAAATGCAAACTATTTACCCTCAACTCAACATTATTATGAGTTTATTCCAGATGTAGGAATTTCTTGGTCTCAAGCGAAAACACTTGCAGAAAATAGAACATATTTTGGATTGCGAGGATATTTAACAACAATAACTTCTTTAGACGAAGCTAATTTTGTTGGAGAACAATCAAGCGGAGCAGGTTGGATTGGTGGCACAGATGAAGAAACTGAAGGAGTTTGGAAATGGGCAACAGGTCCGGAAATGGGAACCGTTTTTTGGAATGGAAATGCATCAGGATCTTCACCGAATTTTGCATTTTGGAACAAAGACGAGCCAAACAATTTTAATGGTAATGAGGATTATGCTCATATCACAGATGATTCTGTGGGAACAATAGGTTCTTGGAATGATTTACCCTTAAATGGAGATACAGGTGTTTATGAGCCTAAAGGATATATTGTTGAATATGGTGGTTGGCCAGATGATCCGGTTCTTAATATTTCTGCAATTACACGAATCTATTTGCCCGAAATTACTACCGTATCAGAAGGTTCAACTTGTGGGTCAGGTTCCGTTACACTTTCAGCTACTTCCTCTGGAGGAACTATTTTATGGTATGATAGTGCAGTTGGAGGAAACTTAATGGGAACAGGAAATAATTTTACGACACCAGTTTTAAATACGTCTCAAAATTTTTATGTTACAACAACCGTTCCTGGATGTACTTCTTCCTCTAGAGTTGACGTGTTGGCTACTGTAAATACATTACCAACTATAACAAGTACTGAAAACGGTTTTGTTTGTGGTAATTCCGGAACAGTAATTTTGAAAGCTACTCCATCTGAAGGAACAGTTCGTTGGTACGATTCGATTTCGAGTACTACACCAGTTTTTGTTGGTAATAACTATGAAGTAACTATTAGTTCTAATATGGATTATTTTGTTGAAGCGGTAAATTCAAAAGGTTGTGTTTCTTCTGGGAGGACTACCGTTTCTGCTACAGTTAATAATGCTGTTCCTGATTTTGATATAGAAGAACGTAATATTTTGTGTTTAAATACGGGGAGTTTGGAACTATCAATTACCAATCCATCAAGTGTAAATAATGTATATACTTGGACGGATGAAGAAGGGAATTCAATCTCCAGTTTAGAAACAGCAAGCATTACTAAGTCAGGAATTTATTTTGTTCAGGCGACTTCAACTTTTGGATGCAAATCAGAAATTAAAGAAATAGAGGTTATAGAATCTGAAATAGCTTCAATTAAAATCGAACAAATGTTCATTGCTGATGATTCAGATAACAATTCCATTCTAGTGAATAATGAAAGCTTAGGAACAGGAACATATGAGTTTTCTTTGGATAACATCAATTATCAAGATGATGGTTCCTTTCAAAACCTACAGCCTGGAATTTATTCACTGTATATTAGAGATAAAAAAGGATGTGGAACTGCGATTTTTGAGTTTTCTGTATTCAATTATCCTTCATTCTTTACACCAAATAATGATGGTGTTAAAGATAAATGGTTTGTAGAAGGGTATAATAGACAAGAATATACCTCTTCGAAAGTCCAAATCTTTAATAGATTCGGAAAACTGTTGTATCAAACTTCAGAATCTAGTCAAAATTGGGACGGAACCTATAATGGAAATATTCTACCTTCAGATACGTATTGGTTTTTAATAGAAGTAACTGATAAAAGTGGTAGAATAATTCAGAAAAGAGGACCTCTTAGTTTATTGAGAAAATAA
- a CDS encoding OsmC family protein — MASNIVTTEWKKNLLFKSDNPNGAQVLMDTSFVNGGNEVGASPKALMLSSLAGCSGLDVVMIAEKMRTSFEDLRIVVEANLTDEHPKYYDKVHVKYFFEGKDLDQEKLTKVVSLSIDKYCGVMEMFRQFATVTTEIIFNS; from the coding sequence ATGGCATCGAATATTGTAACTACAGAATGGAAGAAAAATTTATTATTTAAAAGCGATAATCCTAACGGAGCTCAGGTTTTAATGGACACCTCTTTTGTAAATGGAGGAAACGAAGTCGGAGCATCTCCAAAAGCATTAATGCTATCATCTTTAGCTGGATGCTCTGGTTTAGACGTAGTTATGATCGCTGAAAAAATGAGAACTTCTTTTGAAGATTTAAGAATAGTTGTTGAAGCCAACTTAACAGATGAACATCCGAAATATTATGATAAAGTTCATGTAAAATACTTTTTTGAAGGAAAGGATCTCGATCAAGAAAAATTAACAAAAGTGGTTAGTTTATCAATAGATAAGTATTGTGGAGTTATGGAAATGTTCAGACAATTTGCAACCGTAACTACTGAAATTATCTTTAATTCCTAA
- a CDS encoding carboxymuconolactone decarboxylase family protein: protein MPLVTPLDPNHDEETKRLSDFYNETLGFCPNSVLTMQRRPDISKAFINLNKAVMANHGRVTSALKRMIAWVSSNATGCRYCQAHAIRAAERYGAEQEKLDNIWEYKTHPAFSEAERAALDFSLAASVVPNVVDETIKARLYEHWNEGEIVEMLGVISLFGYLNRWNDSMGTSIEDGAVESGEQYLGKHGWNKGKHV from the coding sequence ATGCCATTAGTTACACCGTTAGATCCTAATCATGATGAGGAAACAAAAAGGTTGTCAGACTTTTATAATGAAACTTTAGGTTTCTGCCCAAACTCGGTATTGACAATGCAAAGAAGACCAGATATATCTAAAGCATTTATTAACTTAAATAAAGCAGTAATGGCTAATCATGGTCGCGTTACTTCTGCATTAAAAAGAATGATTGCTTGGGTAAGTAGTAATGCTACAGGTTGTAGATATTGCCAGGCTCATGCTATTAGAGCTGCAGAGCGTTATGGAGCAGAACAAGAAAAATTAGATAATATTTGGGAATATAAAACTCATCCTGCTTTTTCTGAAGCAGAAAGAGCTGCGTTAGATTTTTCATTAGCAGCTTCAGTAGTACCAAATGTTGTTGATGAAACAATTAAAGCTCGTTTGTATGAACACTGGAATGAAGGCGAAATTGTTGAGATGTTAGGTGTTATTTCATTATTCGGTTACTTAAACCGTTGGAATGACTCTATGGGAACAAGTATTGAAGATGGTGCGGTTGAAAGTGGAGAACAGTATTTAGGAAAACATGGATGGAATAAAGGAAAGCACGTATAA
- the mscL gene encoding large-conductance mechanosensitive channel protein MscL, with the protein MGMLKEFKDFAMKGNLVDIAVGFVMGAAFNKVVASFTGGIVSPLIGLLFNADFKNLKYVIKEGVADDLTGKVSGEVAVLYGEFITNVIDFIIVAFVMFMIVKGVNAMKKKEEEAPAPPAGPTQEELLAEIRDLLKKN; encoded by the coding sequence ATGGGAATGTTAAAAGAGTTTAAGGACTTTGCCATGAAAGGTAATTTAGTAGACATTGCGGTTGGTTTCGTAATGGGTGCTGCCTTCAACAAAGTTGTTGCTTCATTTACAGGAGGAATAGTTTCTCCTTTAATCGGACTTTTATTTAATGCTGACTTTAAAAATTTAAAGTATGTAATTAAAGAAGGAGTTGCAGATGATTTAACAGGTAAAGTTAGTGGTGAAGTTGCTGTATTATACGGTGAATTTATTACTAATGTTATCGATTTTATTATTGTAGCATTTGTAATGTTTATGATTGTAAAAGGTGTTAACGCCATGAAGAAAAAAGAAGAGGAAGCACCAGCTCCACCAGCAGGTCCTACTCAAGAAGAGTTATTAGCTGAAATTAGAGACTTATTAAAGAAAAACTAA
- the alr gene encoding alanine racemase, whose amino-acid sequence MNNHVTVLEIDANAVLHNLQFFKQKLQPQTKILAVVKAFGYGSEAVEIAKIVKDHVDYFSVAYSSEGIALREAGIDTPILVLHPQIQNIEDIVRYRLEPNLYNFKIFEAFLAYADQVPLMNYPIHIKFNTGLNRLGFWHTDIPNIISELKKTNHVVVQSIFSHLAASEDLNEQEFTVNQINNFAYIVKQIYSHLGYEPMIHILNTSGVVHYPQAQFDMVRIGIGLYGFSNTPNETAQLKNTHTLKSIISQIHVIQPGETVGYNRAFVANKVTKSATIPVGHADGISRRLGNKNGFVIINGQPAPIIGNVCMDMIMADVTKIECKEGDEVIVFNHQQHIEYMAHKCETIPYEILTALSQRIKRLVKR is encoded by the coding sequence ATGAATAATCATGTAACAGTTTTAGAAATAGATGCAAATGCAGTTTTGCATAATCTTCAGTTTTTCAAACAAAAATTACAACCACAAACTAAAATATTAGCGGTTGTAAAAGCTTTTGGATATGGAAGTGAAGCTGTTGAAATAGCTAAGATTGTAAAAGATCACGTTGATTATTTTTCTGTTGCCTACTCTAGTGAAGGTATCGCATTAAGAGAAGCGGGTATTGATACTCCAATATTGGTTTTACATCCTCAAATTCAAAATATAGAAGATATTGTTAGATATCGATTAGAACCAAACTTATACAACTTTAAGATTTTTGAAGCTTTCTTGGCATATGCAGATCAGGTTCCTTTAATGAATTACCCAATTCATATAAAGTTCAATACTGGATTAAATAGATTAGGTTTCTGGCATACTGATATTCCAAATATAATTTCAGAATTAAAGAAAACAAATCACGTTGTTGTACAGTCTATCTTTTCACACTTAGCAGCAAGTGAGGATTTAAATGAGCAAGAATTTACGGTGAATCAAATTAATAATTTTGCTTATATCGTAAAGCAAATTTATTCTCACCTTGGTTACGAACCGATGATTCATATTTTAAATACATCAGGAGTTGTACATTATCCGCAAGCACAATTTGATATGGTAAGAATAGGGATTGGTTTATACGGATTTAGTAATACACCAAACGAAACAGCCCAACTAAAAAATACGCACACTCTAAAATCTATTATTTCTCAAATCCATGTAATTCAACCTGGTGAAACCGTAGGATATAACAGAGCTTTTGTGGCAAATAAAGTTACCAAAAGTGCTACGATACCAGTTGGCCATGCAGACGGAATTTCTCGACGCTTGGGAAATAAAAACGGATTCGTAATTATCAATGGGCAACCTGCACCAATTATCGGAAATGTTTGTATGGATATGATAATGGCAGATGTAACTAAAATTGAATGTAAAGAAGGTGACGAAGTAATTGTATTTAATCATCAACAGCATATTGAATATATGGCTCATAAATGTGAAACCATTCCTTACGAGATCTTAACTGCATTATCGCAGAGAATCAAAAGATTGGTGAAACGTTAA
- a CDS encoding thymidine kinase translates to MFLENTVNHTEQFGWIEVICGSMFSGKTEELIRRLKRAKFAKQRVEIFKPAIDTRYDEEEVVSHNDNRIRSTPVPASANIRLLANNVDVVGIDEAQFFDDEIVAVCNDLANRGIRVIVAGLDMDFKGNPFGPMPALMATAEYVTKVHAVCTRTGNLAHYSFRKAEGENIVMLGETQEYEPLSRAAYYKALKEQSIQKIEEEE, encoded by the coding sequence ATGTTTCTTGAAAACACAGTAAATCATACAGAACAATTTGGGTGGATTGAGGTAATTTGTGGCTCAATGTTTTCTGGCAAAACCGAAGAACTTATTCGTAGATTAAAAAGAGCGAAATTTGCAAAGCAAAGAGTTGAGATTTTTAAACCTGCAATTGATACTCGTTATGATGAGGAAGAAGTAGTTTCTCATAATGATAATAGAATCCGTTCTACTCCGGTACCAGCGTCTGCTAACATAAGATTATTAGCGAATAATGTTGATGTTGTAGGAATTGACGAAGCGCAATTTTTTGATGATGAAATAGTTGCTGTTTGTAATGATCTTGCAAATAGAGGTATTCGTGTAATTGTAGCAGGATTAGATATGGATTTTAAAGGAAATCCGTTTGGCCCAATGCCAGCACTAATGGCTACTGCAGAGTACGTAACTAAGGTTCATGCGGTATGCACTAGAACAGGAAATTTAGCACATTACAGCTTTAGAAAAGCAGAAGGAGAAAACATTGTTATGCTTGGGGAAACTCAAGAATACGAACCACTAAGTAGAGCCGCTTACTATAAAGCCCTAAAAGAACAAAGTATTCAAAAAATAGAGGAGGAAGAATGA
- a CDS encoding DUF6165 family protein — protein sequence MKIEVSNGEIVDKYTILEIKLSEIKDEKKLANVQHEYDVLSPIIELIYNEVSDKSKLKDLHNNLLTINKKLWKIEDDIRECERKKDFGQTFIDLARAVYFTNDDRSVVKKDINILTGSDLVEEKSYEDYT from the coding sequence ATGAAGATAGAAGTATCTAACGGAGAGATAGTAGATAAGTACACGATTTTAGAAATTAAACTTTCTGAAATTAAGGATGAGAAGAAATTAGCTAATGTTCAACATGAATATGATGTGTTGAGTCCAATTATTGAACTTATCTATAATGAAGTATCGGACAAATCTAAGTTGAAAGATTTACATAATAACTTGTTAACCATTAATAAGAAATTATGGAAGATCGAGGATGATATTCGTGAGTGTGAACGCAAAAAAGATTTTGGACAGACTTTTATCGATTTAGCTCGAGCTGTTTATTTTACTAATGATGATAGATCTGTAGTGAAGAAAGATATTAATATTCTTACAGGTTCTGATTTAGTTGAAGAAAAATCATATGAAGATTACACATAA
- a CDS encoding DUF3089 domain-containing protein gives MKITHKLISLRKLYFLLFIVVFYNCKSTYKTQAFLTQNIPPKPDYNLESSWAVLPWKYTDDFKVYASNQLDTLKADVFYVYPTLITDKKDTRWNAPITDVEQNETVVNKAVLMQASAFASSGKVYVPFYRQAHLRSYKLYKEGGKEAQELAYSDVKSAFEVYLKKYNKGRPIIMVGHSQGTTHTSRLLKEFFDGKPLQKQLIAAYIPGIRVKTKDFNVLKVMNSPNQTGGYVSWNTYKRNNYPKKDKDWYKGCVTTNPITWNDSNTTTLNQHKGFLYTNGKIYSKALTVEITDGLVWSTNPKFPLRFFMSFLKNYHAGDINLFWQDIRENAKLRVNTWLATEQ, from the coding sequence ATGAAGATTACACATAAATTAATTTCATTAAGAAAACTTTACTTTTTACTTTTTATAGTTGTTTTTTACAACTGTAAATCTACTTACAAAACTCAGGCATTTTTAACTCAGAATATTCCTCCTAAGCCGGATTATAACCTAGAGAGTTCTTGGGCGGTTTTACCTTGGAAATACACAGATGATTTTAAAGTTTATGCATCTAATCAATTAGATACATTAAAGGCAGATGTATTTTACGTGTATCCTACATTAATTACAGATAAAAAAGATACACGTTGGAATGCTCCAATTACTGACGTCGAACAAAATGAAACCGTTGTAAATAAAGCAGTGTTAATGCAAGCATCTGCGTTTGCTTCTTCTGGAAAAGTTTATGTACCGTTTTATAGACAAGCGCATTTACGTTCATATAAGCTATATAAAGAAGGGGGAAAGGAAGCTCAAGAATTAGCATATTCGGATGTAAAAAGTGCTTTTGAGGTTTACTTAAAAAAGTATAATAAGGGTAGACCTATAATAATGGTAGGCCACAGTCAAGGAACCACACATACATCAAGATTGTTAAAGGAGTTTTTTGATGGAAAACCATTACAAAAACAACTCATTGCCGCTTATATACCGGGTATCAGAGTTAAAACAAAAGATTTTAACGTTTTGAAAGTAATGAATTCACCAAATCAAACTGGTGGATATGTTTCTTGGAATACCTACAAGAGAAACAATTATCCTAAAAAAGATAAAGATTGGTATAAAGGATGTGTAACTACGAATCCAATTACTTGGAACGATTCCAATACGACTACATTAAATCAACATAAAGGCTTTTTATACACAAACGGTAAAATTTACAGTAAAGCACTAACTGTTGAAATTACAGATGGATTAGTTTGGAGTACAAATCCAAAATTTCCATTGCGTTTTTTCATGTCATTCTTAAAAAATTATCACGCGGGAGATATTAATTTATTTTGGCAAGATATCAGAGAGAATGCCAAGTTACGCGTTAATACTTGGTTAGCTACTGAACAATAA
- a CDS encoding Brp/Blh family beta-carotene 15,15'-dioxygenase: MTDYKSFIIVATFFSLWIAVFFSYEVENFLAYILILSFGIIHGSNDLKLVERKYVNLKKSFFIKILSIYVLFVLGTSVIFYFFPMIALTLFVLFSGYHFGEEHLSNTIKRINVVASFTYLFHGLLLFSIIFYTNYSSVSTIIKEITDIDIPYIFFRNFFYISLSLIVISFLLHLKTKTVTLLKVIEESFYLLILYVIFRTASLIWSFAIYFVFWHSIPSLIRQVNYLYGNYKLSSFREYLRSSFVYWLISIIGLGVIYFLFSKNQTYFTPILFILLACITFPHVWIISRLDKDY, translated from the coding sequence ATGACTGATTACAAGAGTTTTATAATAGTAGCTACATTCTTCTCTCTCTGGATCGCAGTGTTCTTCAGTTACGAAGTTGAAAATTTTCTTGCCTATATTTTAATCCTATCATTTGGCATTATTCACGGTTCAAACGATTTGAAATTAGTTGAGCGTAAGTATGTAAACCTTAAGAAATCGTTCTTTATCAAAATTCTTTCTATATATGTTCTATTTGTTTTAGGAACCAGTGTAATCTTCTACTTTTTTCCAATGATTGCTTTAACCTTATTTGTTCTTTTTAGTGGCTATCACTTTGGTGAAGAACATTTATCAAATACAATTAAAAGAATAAATGTAGTGGCCTCATTTACCTATCTATTTCATGGCTTACTCTTATTCTCTATAATTTTTTATACAAATTATTCGTCTGTATCCACTATAATTAAAGAAATTACTGATATAGATATACCATATATATTCTTTAGAAACTTTTTTTACATATCACTTTCTTTAATTGTAATTTCGTTTTTATTGCATTTGAAAACCAAAACAGTTACTCTCTTAAAAGTAATTGAAGAAAGCTTTTACTTATTAATTCTTTACGTAATCTTTAGAACTGCTTCTTTGATATGGTCTTTTGCAATTTACTTTGTGTTTTGGCATAGTATACCGTCTCTAATAAGACAAGTTAATTATCTATATGGTAACTATAAATTATCAAGTTTTAGAGAGTACTTAAGATCTTCCTTTGTATACTGGTTGATCTCAATTATAGGATTAGGAGTTATTTACTTTCTGTTTAGTAAAAATCAGACTTACTTTACACCTATACTTTTTATTTTATTGGCATGCATAACATTTCCACACGTATGGATAATTTCAAGATTGGATAAAGATTACTAA